Below is a window of Panthera leo isolate Ple1 chromosome B4, P.leo_Ple1_pat1.1, whole genome shotgun sequence DNA.
GGTTCTCCAGCATTTCTCGGATTAGGGGAGGCATCGGGCCTGGAATCTCCATCTTCAGGGTAATGGCCCTTTCTGCTCCTGCAACAGAGGAACAAAGGTTCAGGGGGACAGAGGCCCATGCCCCTTGAGGCCAACTCGCTAACCTTTCTTGGCCTTCCAGGGGCTCCCAGCACAAGCCCGCCACTTGTCTGTCTCAGATTCACCCTCTCCCTTCTGCAGAGTTCCTGGGGGCCACTCCTCTGCCTGCAGCTTCTACCTGCCTTCTCTGCCAAGCCCGTTGCCATTCTTTCAAGCCATCCCATTTTTCAGACCATCTCCTCAAAGATCACACCGAGTCCAACTGTCACCTCCACTCCCCAGGCACTCCATCCTCCCATGTTCGCGACTCGCCAATTGTTGCTAGGCCTGTTCTTACTCACATTCATAACAatagctagtatttattgaacacctactatctGCCAGGCACCCTTCTGAACCATCaatgtccaacagaactttctgcgaTGATGGCATTATCTGCTTCGTCCAGTACAGTCATCACTAgccactgagcacttgaaatgcagCTACCGCAACTGGGGAATGGCATCGTTAATTCAGGGCGGTTCTAAGCCCGTTGTGTTAACTCGTTTAGCCTTCTCGATAGCTTATGAGGTAGATGTAAGTATAGCCCGGTTTACAAACATGAAAACAAGGTACCAAAAGTAAAGGAATTTGCCCAGAGTCTCCCCACGAGCccgtggcagagctaggattccaGAGCGTAGGCCGCCCGGTTCGCACCCACTCTGTTCTTGTCTCTGCTTGTCTGCCTGCCTGTGCTGGGAGACCAACAgctccagggagagagaggggaggttcccTCATGACTAACCCTTGGTGCTGATGCCCCGGAGGTCAGTGATCTTCATGAGCATCCTTGGGAACATGTAGGGCTGGCTGGGCCGCCGCCGGCGGGCATAGAGCCTCAGGGCTTCCAGCAGTGGCTCCTGCAGCTTGTCTACTTTTTCAGGTTCCTCCAGGTCCATGCGGTCTACAGGAACAAGCACAGTgcagtgaaagagaaagaaatgggggaCACAGTGACAAGTGGCTGATCCCCAGCTGTCCCTGACCTATGGCACTCCAAGCCCCAAACTCTGTCCTATCAGCCCTTTGCCTTATTGTTCCTGAGCCTACCCAGGCCACTTCCCCTGCTCCACGCCCTGTAccttctcccctctggtaaaTCACTCCTGCCCACACCCCTCTCTCAGCACCAGTATCTGGGACCTCCTCAGCTCTCTCtggctcctctctcctttttgttcTATGCTCCAAGGTGCTAGAGGGCCTGTCCTGGGTCTGAGAAGTCTGTGGATGGGGCAGGTGCAACAATCCCAGGGAGAGGGACCAAGGTCTCCTGCCGGGTCAGAGATCAGGTGTGGGCTGTGGTGGGAAAGGAGTCTGAGCAAACGCCAGGGGGCGCCCCTGCACCTCCGCAGATGAGGCAGATGGCGCTGAGCAGTCCTGTCTCCGTGTCATCCATCTCCAGTGGCAGGAGCTGCCCAGCAAAGGCAAAGACGAGGTCTGTGAGGGGCCCAAAGCCGGCGTTGTGCATCTGTGTCCGGTTCAGAGTCAGCCCATCAGAGAAGGTCATGGTGTCCTGCTCCGGGGTGTACCTTGTGCAGATCCGCAGCATCTGGAGGTGGGCAAGGGGGAGGGTTAGTGCTGTTTCTGGGGAGGACCACATGTCCGGTGGGGAGAAGAGGCAATGGGATGTACGTGGAAGGTGAGGAGGTTAAGTCCAGAAAGAGGGCAACCTGCAGCAGGcatggggaggaaggcagaggtggAGAATCTGAagtctggggagggaaggggagtcAGAAGGAGGCAGAGCATCCAGAAGCGTAGGATCAGGTCTTGGGGAGGGgagttaagatgaaaaaaaaaaaaagcttgggtTTAAAGGCGATCTGGGGAGTCCCAgaatggaaggggaaggagagataATGAAATCTTTGTGGTAAACCAACTCCTTGGCCTCACATGAGGGTCAGGCCTAGTGGGAGACATGCCACAGGGCTTAACTTACCAGGATGTCTAGGCAGGCAGCCTTGAGCAGAGTGATCTGGTCAGCAATGCTGAGCCCTGTAAAGCCAGGCAGCCGCTTGGCAAACTCCACGATCTTGATGATGCACTTGGTGGCCAGCTCACTGAACTTGTCCCACAGCCCCAGATCCAGCTGCACCCGGTGGTCTGCACTGGAGTTCTACAGGGAGGGCAGGTTGGAATGCAAGCTAAGCCCCGCCCTGGGGGCTATCTTCCTTCCACCCAAACCCCCAGCTCCCCCCTCTGCATTCTGTTGCCTTTCCTTGTCCCTCAGCACCAGACCATGGCCTCAATACAACCCGTATCTAGTCCCCAAAGCGAACAATCCCCTGACCTCACTGGACTCACCGTGGTATATTTGCCCAGCTGGCAGAGTGAGGGGAAGGTCTCCTGATGAGCTTTGCTGACCTTGGTGATGAGCTCTTCTAACTGAGGGCTCAGCTCATAGCTGTCAAGCGACCCTTCTTCCttcacctctttcttcttcttattccGGTCATTCCGCACAGCTTGGGGGCAAAGGCATGGGAGGGTCGGGACCCTCAGAACCTCCCTCTGGGTATCCCCTCTCATCCTAATATCATGCGCTCAGTCCTTATCATGAACATCTATTCCCCAGGACCCTAAccactgcctcagtttccctagctCCTACATTAGCTCCCATTCCCAGGCTGGctctctccagccccacccagggcCTGCAGCCCCTGCTCCCTTCCAGAGCCATTCGGCTCCATCCTGCCCTTCCTGTCACCCCTCAGGAGCTAGGGAGGGGGGGCAGGATATGCGGGCGGCAGGATATCCACTTATAGCCTTGGCAGCACAATGGCGCAGGGGAGGGGACtggcaagcccccccccccacaacctccCCATAAAACAGGGCAAAGTGAGCCGGTAGGTAACCCCCACTCACTCATTCAGAGGAAGGATTAAGCTCTGAGAGGGGAGAATGGCAAGGGGTGGGGCCTCCTAGGTGAATGGCACTAACCAAACAGGACtggccagggaggaggcagcaTCCCAGGGCAGGCCAGGTCTCAGAGGTCAGAGAAGTGGGGGTGGCCAGTGGGAAGAGGGCAGCAATGAcaggggagggcgggagggctcCTGCTCAGGCCAGCGCTAGGGACCTACCTTCTTTGGACATGCCCACTTCGAAGCACTTCTGTAGCCGGCAGTACTGGCAGCGATTCCGCGTCACCTTGTTGATGATACAGTTTTTGTCGCGGTGACACGTGTACACCATGTTCTTCTGGATGCTGCGGCGGAAGAAGCcctggagttgggggtggggggtgggcagtgaagCAGGATGCTGGAAGTACCAGCCTCTCTCACAGGCCCTTTGGGTCGCCCCAGGCTGGACCCAGCCTGCGAGCCACGTGTGTGCAAAGCAGCTCCTCCCCACTCCGCGGGAATGGCCACCCACGCACAGCGTCCTGCCCCTCTGGTCTGGACCCGTCCTGCCCCTCTGGTCTGGACCCGGAGGCCCAGcgcgccccacccccactatGCACACACCTTGCAGCCTTCACAGGAGCTGACCCCATAGTGGTAGCCAGAGGACTTGTCATTGCACACGAAGCACGGCTTGTAGACccgaggaggtggagggggcgaGGGCGAGCTGGGC
It encodes the following:
- the RARG gene encoding retinoic acid receptor gamma isoform X1, translated to MYDCMETFAPGPRRLYGASGPGAGLLRRATGSSCFAGFESFAWPQPASLQSVETQSTSSEEMVPSSPSPPPPPRVYKPCFVCNDKSSGYHYGVSSCEGCKGFFRRSIQKNMVYTCHRDKNCIINKVTRNRCQYCRLQKCFEVGMSKEAVRNDRNKKKKEVKEEGSLDSYELSPQLEELITKVSKAHQETFPSLCQLGKYTTNSSADHRVQLDLGLWDKFSELATKCIIKIVEFAKRLPGFTGLSIADQITLLKAACLDILMLRICTRYTPEQDTMTFSDGLTLNRTQMHNAGFGPLTDLVFAFAGQLLPLEMDDTETGLLSAICLICGDRMDLEEPEKVDKLQEPLLEALRLYARRRRPSQPYMFPRMLMKITDLRGISTKGAERAITLKMEIPGPMPPLIREMLENPEMFEDDSSQPGPHPKASSEDEVPRGQGKGACSPQPDQGP
- the RARG gene encoding retinoic acid receptor gamma isoform X2, whose protein sequence is MATNKERLFTAAGVLGPGSGYPGAGFPFAFPGALRGSPPFEMLSPSFRGLGQPDLPKEMASLSVETQSTSSEEMVPSSPSPPPPPRVYKPCFVCNDKSSGYHYGVSSCEGCKGFFRRSIQKNMVYTCHRDKNCIINKVTRNRCQYCRLQKCFEVGMSKEAVRNDRNKKKKEVKEEGSLDSYELSPQLEELITKVSKAHQETFPSLCQLGKYTTNSSADHRVQLDLGLWDKFSELATKCIIKIVEFAKRLPGFTGLSIADQITLLKAACLDILMLRICTRYTPEQDTMTFSDGLTLNRTQMHNAGFGPLTDLVFAFAGQLLPLEMDDTETGLLSAICLICGDRMDLEEPEKVDKLQEPLLEALRLYARRRRPSQPYMFPRMLMKITDLRGISTKGAERAITLKMEIPGPMPPLIREMLENPEMFEDDSSQPGPHPKASSEDEVPRGQGKGACSPQPDQGP